The Salinibaculum sp. SYNS191 genome has a window encoding:
- a CDS encoding MoaD/ThiS family protein has protein sequence MANQQQRQAGPGSGRRVDDTQAQSDRDAEVEAGGPETTVEVRCTGHVRTAIGEHRIEYTFEGDTLREFLDAFFEEYDVRDMLIAETEAEATTRGWAPKLEELPGKNYAKNPEGEQTRRYARVIVNGTFNEHLDGLDTEVSDGDRVALVYPFMYCC, from the coding sequence ATGGCGAACCAGCAGCAACGACAGGCAGGTCCCGGGAGCGGCCGTCGCGTGGACGACACACAAGCGCAGTCGGACCGCGACGCCGAGGTGGAAGCCGGCGGGCCGGAGACGACAGTCGAGGTCAGGTGTACGGGCCACGTCCGGACAGCAATCGGCGAGCACCGCATCGAGTACACGTTCGAGGGCGACACCCTCCGGGAGTTCCTCGACGCGTTCTTCGAGGAGTACGACGTCCGCGACATGCTCATCGCGGAGACGGAGGCCGAGGCGACCACGCGAGGGTGGGCACCGAAACTGGAGGAGTTACCCGGCAAGAACTACGCGAAGAACCCCGAAGGGGAACAGACCCGTCGGTACGCCCGCGTCATAGTAAACGGGACGTTCAACGAACACCTCGACGGGCTCGACACCGAGGTCAGCGACGGCGACCGCGTCGCGCTCGTCTACCCGTTCATGTACTGCTGTTGA
- a CDS encoding ubiquitin-like small modifier protein 1, whose translation MEITMRFFANFREVVGQKTLHREYDDVSTVGDVLRALSEEYPDMELFEDDGSLREYLTIMRDGKDIAHIEGMETELSGGETVSVFPPVAGG comes from the coding sequence ATGGAAATCACGATGCGATTCTTCGCCAACTTTCGGGAGGTGGTGGGACAGAAGACCCTCCACCGGGAGTACGACGACGTCTCCACAGTCGGCGACGTCCTCCGTGCGCTCTCCGAGGAGTATCCGGACATGGAACTGTTCGAGGACGACGGGTCCCTCCGGGAGTACCTGACCATCATGCGCGACGGCAAGGACATCGCCCACATCGAGGGCATGGAGACGGAACTCAGCGGCGGTGAAACGGTCAGCGTCTTCCCGCCGGTCGCTGGCGGGTGA
- a CDS encoding helix-turn-helix domain-containing protein — protein MTDTNDADDIGFSPRDIAILKARIKYPTASVRELQETLDEEYDISLSHNRVNEILRELKSEGLFRLFAAPAMRLFEYHLFRVSFHYPSFEERWEDCHADLVRDPHVILFFTAEDYHQWQFITQFRTDEDSEEWKLEFFQKHGDIIAEFDKTSLPSVHKFDIDAAIFDDVLQEHDEGEQFLESNL, from the coding sequence ATGACGGACACCAACGACGCGGACGACATCGGGTTCTCCCCGCGCGATATCGCGATTCTGAAAGCGCGGATCAAGTACCCGACGGCCTCCGTACGGGAACTGCAGGAGACGCTGGACGAGGAGTACGACATCTCGCTGTCGCACAATCGGGTGAACGAAATCCTCCGGGAACTCAAATCCGAGGGGCTCTTTCGCCTGTTCGCGGCACCCGCCATGCGACTGTTCGAGTACCACCTCTTTCGTGTCTCCTTTCACTATCCGAGCTTCGAGGAGCGGTGGGAGGACTGTCACGCCGACCTCGTCCGTGACCCGCACGTCATCCTGTTCTTCACCGCCGAGGATTACCACCAGTGGCAGTTCATCACGCAGTTCCGGACCGACGAGGACAGCGAGGAGTGGAAACTCGAGTTCTTCCAGAAGCACGGCGACATCATCGCCGAGTTCGACAAGACCTCTCTCCCGAGCGTCCACAAGTTCGACATCGACGCGGCCATCTTCGACGACGTGCTCCAGGAACACGACGAGGGCGAGCAGTTCCTCGAATCGAACCTCTGA
- the rdfA gene encoding rod-determining factor RdfA, whose amino-acid sequence MDCCKVGLVVEKRDVTVNADENIHDYLVARWLGIGEYPAKGVRKLADWFNQKLLRDVYTENGRSVTDVRISSEYEALTGDDAVEKGEVIDDLASDGIDGEALLGDFVSRSTMRRHLTDCLGASKDAATSTDGNTDWELEQIERSRDHLERKVSESVQSLANKGELPDGADAGIDVSIFLTCPECSTQVRLRTALDRQFICQTHRDSSAVTDSTILNSTN is encoded by the coding sequence ATGGATTGTTGTAAAGTGGGGCTCGTCGTCGAGAAGCGCGACGTCACCGTCAACGCGGACGAAAACATCCACGACTACCTCGTCGCGCGGTGGCTCGGCATCGGCGAGTATCCCGCGAAAGGGGTGCGAAAGCTCGCCGACTGGTTCAACCAGAAACTGCTCCGTGACGTCTACACCGAGAACGGACGGAGCGTGACAGACGTCCGAATCAGCAGCGAATACGAGGCCCTGACCGGGGACGACGCGGTCGAGAAAGGTGAGGTCATCGACGACCTCGCGTCGGACGGCATCGACGGCGAGGCCCTGCTCGGCGACTTCGTGTCCCGGAGCACGATGCGCCGCCACCTGACGGACTGCCTGGGCGCGTCGAAAGACGCCGCGACGTCGACGGACGGGAACACCGACTGGGAGCTGGAGCAGATAGAGCGCAGCAGGGACCACCTGGAACGCAAGGTGAGCGAGTCCGTGCAGTCGCTCGCCAACAAGGGGGAGCTACCGGACGGTGCCGACGCCGGTATCGACGTCTCGATATTCCTCACCTGTCCCGAGTGCTCGACGCAGGTCCGCCTCCGGACCGCACTCGACCGGCAGTTCATCTGCCAGACGCACCGCGATTCGTCGGCGGTGACCGACTCCACGATACTCAACTCCACGAACTGA
- a CDS encoding aldehyde dehydrogenase family protein: MSLDDPHASGGSDSIKRRHLRAASQHISTRKRRLFIDGEWRECASRQTFKTHDPTTGDVLAEIQAGAETDVDRAVEAAWDAYRNRWAESSAAERQRILNTIADRVEANHEKYAILDTLDNGKPITESRTDIDLFVDHFRYFAGACRFHDGSNIRSQGNRRIQTTKEPYGVVGQIIPWNFPMLMTAWKLAPALAAGNTVVLKPAEETPLSVLELMREVEDVIPSGVVNVVTGSGPEAGSPLVTHEDIRKIAFTGSTEVGKGVMKRAAVNITDVTLELGGKSPVVVYPDVDVGKAVDVTTRAMFFNNGECCSAGTRLFVHEDIEDEFMPAFIEAVEALEIGDPLLEETDLGPQITPSQANKTMQYLGSLREDDVEILTGGYEPDEEPLRQGCYVAPTVVSETDHDAQAVQEEIFGPVEVVFSWSDYDRLVECVNDVSYGLAAGVITDDIDRAYRTADDLDVGNVWVNTYNRFPAGQPFGGTKESGIGREVAAETLDEYTQTKTMTLELDDHDEQL, encoded by the coding sequence ATGTCTCTCGACGACCCTCATGCGAGTGGCGGGTCAGACAGCATCAAGCGGCGGCACCTCAGGGCAGCCTCGCAGCACATCTCCACGCGAAAGCGACGACTCTTCATCGACGGCGAGTGGCGGGAGTGTGCGAGCCGCCAGACGTTCAAGACGCACGACCCGACGACGGGCGACGTACTCGCAGAAATCCAGGCTGGAGCCGAGACGGACGTCGACAGGGCCGTCGAAGCGGCCTGGGACGCCTATCGGAACCGCTGGGCCGAGTCTTCGGCCGCCGAGAGACAGCGGATACTCAACACGATCGCCGACCGCGTCGAAGCGAACCACGAGAAGTATGCGATTCTCGACACACTAGACAACGGGAAGCCGATCACCGAGTCGCGTACCGACATCGACCTCTTCGTTGACCATTTCCGATACTTCGCAGGGGCGTGTCGGTTCCATGATGGGTCGAACATTCGGTCGCAGGGCAATCGACGAATCCAGACCACGAAAGAGCCCTACGGCGTCGTCGGGCAGATCATCCCGTGGAACTTCCCGATGTTGATGACCGCCTGGAAACTCGCCCCCGCGCTGGCAGCCGGCAACACCGTCGTGTTGAAGCCGGCGGAGGAGACCCCGCTGTCGGTTCTCGAACTCATGCGCGAGGTCGAGGACGTCATCCCCTCGGGCGTCGTCAACGTCGTCACCGGCAGCGGTCCAGAGGCCGGGTCACCGCTGGTGACGCACGAGGACATCCGGAAAATCGCGTTCACGGGCTCGACGGAGGTCGGCAAAGGGGTGATGAAGCGGGCGGCGGTGAACATCACCGACGTCACGCTCGAACTGGGCGGGAAGAGCCCGGTCGTCGTCTATCCCGACGTCGACGTCGGGAAGGCGGTCGACGTCACGACCCGAGCGATGTTCTTCAACAACGGGGAGTGCTGTTCCGCCGGCACGCGCCTGTTCGTCCACGAGGACATCGAAGACGAGTTCATGCCTGCATTCATCGAGGCGGTCGAGGCCCTCGAAATCGGTGACCCGCTCCTGGAGGAGACGGACCTCGGACCACAGATCACGCCCTCGCAGGCCAACAAGACGATGCAGTACCTCGGCTCGCTGCGCGAGGACGACGTCGAGATTCTCACCGGCGGCTACGAACCCGACGAGGAGCCGCTGCGACAGGGCTGTTACGTGGCCCCGACCGTGGTCTCGGAGACCGACCACGACGCGCAGGCGGTCCAGGAGGAGATCTTCGGACCGGTCGAGGTCGTGTTCTCGTGGAGCGACTACGACCGCCTGGTCGAGTGCGTCAACGACGTCAGCTACGGCCTGGCTGCCGGCGTCATCACCGACGACATCGACCGGGCCTACCGGACGGCGGACGACCTCGACGTGGGCAACGTCTGGGTGAACACCTACAACCGGTTCCCCGCCGGACAGCCCTTCGGTGGCACCAAGGAATCGGGAATCGGCCGGGAGGTCGCCGCCGAGACGCTCGACGAGTACACGCAGACCAAGACGATGACCCTCGAACTCGACGACCACGACGAGCAGTTGTGA